The Kordia sp. SMS9 genome window below encodes:
- a CDS encoding DUF2490 domain-containing protein, giving the protein MKKILLLLTLLVTFLGTSHAQSPDEDQLGAWYMYFYSANFKESNWGIQGDFQYRDWRGLGDREQLLLRSGITYTPKDAGVKFTFGFANITTGQFGNDIDNPISENRIYQEALISNTILKRVLLTHRFRYEQRWVEDQDFRTRYRYNLFINVPFNNTKLVKNTYYFAFYNEIFLNGQRDIGDGRSVQFFDRNRTYLGLGYAISNKLRVQLGWMEQTTNNWQKGQLQFSVHHTF; this is encoded by the coding sequence ATGAAAAAAATACTGCTACTACTTACGCTTCTCGTTACTTTTTTAGGAACTAGTCATGCGCAATCACCTGATGAAGATCAATTAGGCGCTTGGTACATGTATTTTTACAGTGCAAATTTTAAAGAATCCAATTGGGGAATTCAAGGAGACTTTCAATATCGTGATTGGCGCGGTCTTGGAGATCGAGAACAATTACTGTTACGTTCAGGAATAACGTATACGCCAAAAGATGCTGGTGTAAAATTCACCTTCGGATTTGCCAATATTACGACAGGACAATTTGGCAACGATATTGACAATCCTATTTCAGAAAATCGTATCTATCAAGAAGCTCTAATTTCCAATACCATCTTAAAAAGAGTGTTATTAACGCATCGTTTTCGTTATGAGCAACGTTGGGTAGAAGATCAAGATTTTAGAACGCGCTACCGTTACAATCTCTTTATCAATGTTCCTTTTAACAATACGAAACTCGTTAAAAACACCTACTATTTTGCCTTTTACAATGAAATTTTCCTAAATGGACAACGTGACATTGGAGACGGAAGAAGCGTGCAATTTTTTGATCGAAATCGTACATATTTAGGATTGGGATATGCCATTAGCAATAAACTCAGAGTGCAACTCGGTTGGATGGAACAAACTACTAACAACTGGCAAAAAGGGCAACTCCAGTTTAGTGTGCATCACACATTTTAA
- a CDS encoding SIR2 family protein, giving the protein MVYTLHELQTAIEKNEVVIFIGAGVSIATTKGNSVTSWKGLFLHSIDYIIEEIAGKYDYEWSIRILAELESDDIDDLLAVASKIERILKRHDLFSSWLNAALGDLKVKDDLLIKAILNLNAPIITTNYDYLLEKVSGYNHATWRDSENIGSILKQQTDYFKNHIIHLHGYFDKPESVIMGLESYSKVVNDPKIQTFLKAIWSLKTIIFIGVGEGIADPNFENFRQWASTIFKNPRVKHYRLAIASEVTNYRTEHKVEEHIKVVSYGEKYEDLTRFIQSLIPQKNNNAAEKLKLTQKAFPSENSLSHYLTTLTYDVNAWSDFFNLVELVGRKKELDSLRDFAFPKVATDKNMVWYTIHGGHGVGKSRLAIEWLKELEKEKDWATGFVEYIPNQLQKITEYIPDKNTALVIDNVWSHDSYIWEFLYNIYSEWKEREVQIKILLVSHVNLQPNSINSSINKVLEKLTHKLYIDPYTNKRKILGLKIHPIADNEEKSRLFDLTSVASIESITVSDKEKLIEQCDGRPAFIALAGKYRKDWRNKLASYADDKLKKAAILFGNDGIRLLITTALAGTITDFERAKIAPTTNNISKLSELFSRSKEYLNDYIPALEPDLFAFEIIYAGLTNYLTKSDQNQLLQEVVSRFPDSVLARLTNMWREESSLHNKSNLSADIFQLIIGDKFKFSNKANVLEILFHTLISEMPSQSINNKFNQLAKIRATICANCLLLNENQSDEVYRNIITFCFHKNMPFDGWSEYLQEIHINTPITKNTRFYWASLIDIFIGSDELKSTIKKKSIAAKNEIYPIGSIRILDEERFVNVVSDYLKSPEPTKVIYSCFMIIHSCWTPKYNTIGNHPDILIRLIELIQSTSNSYVLAGSSAFRWIVKVITNTAKTTEIRKQYGAILINILLKKTQNKTVFDSLCLTIGVLYKTIYKDFEILSWFAEAPQGFRTDFQYNSPTKLIQKENEQNLLKLYKKPTLPNLYKRKLTSLFIKIDVWNSDMKKNIKEILADSKTTDKLRLEIIIRLAKSRIPEAYKLLSDFLNNEGENLSEEVQLYLLVCLLYFNTTDRLNYINNIVISGIDINLLKEERKYSKSMSSLKGTQMNILLKKINNLHIKRKGHLIHKLKAKDTTGRWAYYFVYVENEMEEAFLKAIQGDGTIDLENYGAVVASSYGEKPTPEVIKYLKDTYGFEV; this is encoded by the coding sequence ATGGTATATACCCTACATGAATTACAAACTGCTATTGAAAAAAATGAAGTTGTGATCTTTATTGGTGCTGGAGTATCAATTGCGACTACCAAAGGAAATAGTGTCACCAGCTGGAAAGGTCTTTTTTTACACAGTATTGATTATATTATTGAAGAAATAGCGGGGAAATATGACTATGAATGGAGTATAAGAATCCTTGCTGAATTAGAGTCTGACGATATTGATGATTTGTTAGCTGTTGCTTCAAAAATTGAACGCATTCTTAAACGGCATGATCTATTTTCTAGTTGGCTTAATGCTGCTCTTGGCGATCTAAAAGTCAAAGATGATTTGCTAATTAAAGCAATTCTTAATTTGAATGCCCCAATCATCACCACTAATTATGACTACCTACTTGAAAAAGTATCAGGATACAATCACGCTACTTGGAGAGATTCTGAAAATATCGGTTCTATCTTAAAACAACAAACCGATTACTTTAAGAATCATATTATTCACCTTCATGGGTATTTTGACAAACCAGAGTCAGTAATTATGGGACTAGAGTCCTATTCAAAAGTAGTGAATGATCCTAAAATTCAAACATTCCTCAAAGCAATTTGGTCGCTAAAAACTATTATTTTCATTGGAGTTGGTGAAGGTATTGCAGATCCTAATTTTGAAAATTTTAGGCAATGGGCTAGTACAATATTTAAAAATCCTAGAGTCAAGCATTATCGCTTGGCTATAGCTTCAGAAGTTACTAATTATCGCACTGAACACAAAGTTGAGGAACATATAAAAGTTGTTTCATACGGTGAGAAATATGAAGATTTAACCCGTTTTATTCAATCATTAATACCACAGAAAAACAATAATGCCGCAGAAAAACTGAAGCTTACTCAGAAAGCTTTTCCTTCTGAAAACTCACTAAGCCACTACCTTACTACACTTACCTATGATGTAAATGCATGGAGCGACTTCTTTAATTTAGTTGAACTTGTAGGACGAAAAAAAGAATTAGATTCATTACGAGACTTTGCATTTCCTAAAGTAGCTACAGATAAAAATATGGTATGGTATACAATTCATGGAGGACACGGTGTTGGAAAATCAAGATTGGCAATAGAATGGTTAAAAGAATTAGAAAAAGAAAAAGATTGGGCTACTGGTTTTGTGGAATATATACCAAATCAACTTCAAAAAATTACCGAATATATTCCTGATAAAAACACGGCACTTGTAATTGATAATGTATGGAGTCATGATTCATATATTTGGGAGTTTTTATACAATATTTATTCGGAATGGAAGGAAAGAGAGGTACAGATAAAGATTCTTCTCGTATCACATGTCAATCTTCAACCAAATTCTATAAATTCATCAATTAATAAAGTTTTAGAAAAGTTAACCCATAAGTTATATATAGATCCATACACGAATAAAAGGAAAATACTAGGTCTAAAAATACATCCGATAGCTGATAATGAAGAAAAAAGTAGGTTATTTGATTTGACTTCAGTTGCGTCTATTGAAAGCATTACAGTATCTGACAAAGAAAAATTGATTGAGCAATGTGATGGCAGACCTGCATTTATTGCTTTAGCAGGAAAATACAGAAAAGATTGGAGAAATAAATTAGCTAGTTATGCAGATGACAAGCTAAAAAAAGCAGCTATTTTATTTGGAAATGATGGAATACGTCTTCTAATTACGACCGCTTTAGCTGGTACTATAACTGATTTTGAAAGAGCTAAAATTGCACCAACAACAAATAACATAAGTAAACTTTCAGAATTATTCTCTAGGTCTAAAGAATATCTGAATGATTATATTCCAGCCTTAGAACCAGATCTTTTTGCTTTTGAGATAATTTATGCAGGACTTACAAATTACTTAACAAAAAGTGATCAAAACCAACTCTTACAAGAAGTTGTTTCTCGCTTTCCTGATAGTGTTTTAGCGCGTTTGACAAATATGTGGAGAGAGGAAAGTAGTCTGCACAATAAATCTAATTTATCTGCCGACATTTTTCAACTAATCATAGGTGACAAATTCAAATTTTCAAACAAAGCGAATGTTTTAGAGATATTGTTTCATACTTTGATCTCAGAAATGCCATCTCAGTCAATCAATAATAAATTTAATCAACTTGCAAAGATAAGAGCTACAATATGTGCTAACTGTCTATTGCTTAATGAAAATCAAAGTGACGAAGTATACAGAAACATTATTACGTTTTGTTTTCATAAAAATATGCCGTTTGATGGCTGGTCAGAATACCTTCAAGAAATCCATATCAATACTCCAATTACAAAAAATACAAGATTTTATTGGGCTTCACTTATCGACATTTTTATTGGTTCCGATGAATTGAAAAGTACAATCAAGAAAAAGTCAATAGCTGCAAAAAATGAAATATATCCTATTGGTAGCATTCGTATTTTAGACGAAGAAAGGTTTGTAAACGTTGTATCAGATTATCTAAAATCTCCTGAGCCTACAAAGGTAATTTACAGTTGTTTTATGATAATACATAGTTGTTGGACTCCAAAATACAATACCATAGGGAATCATCCCGATATATTAATCCGTTTAATAGAACTCATACAATCTACCTCAAATTCTTATGTACTAGCTGGTTCATCTGCTTTTCGTTGGATTGTAAAAGTGATTACGAACACTGCAAAAACAACAGAAATTCGCAAACAATATGGAGCTATACTTATAAATATATTATTAAAAAAAACACAAAATAAAACTGTCTTTGATTCCTTATGCCTTACAATTGGAGTATTGTACAAAACCATATATAAAGATTTTGAAATTTTATCATGGTTTGCAGAAGCTCCCCAAGGCTTCAGAACAGACTTTCAATATAATTCTCCAACAAAACTAATACAAAAAGAAAATGAACAAAATCTACTAAAGCTCTATAAAAAGCCTACACTACCAAACTTATACAAAAGGAAACTTACATCATTATTCATAAAAATAGATGTTTGGAATTCCGACATGAAGAAAAATATTAAGGAAATTTTAGCTGATAGTAAAACTACAGATAAACTACGCTTAGAAATTATAATTCGACTTGCCAAAAGTAGGATTCCAGAAGCATATAAATTACTAAGTGATTTTTTGAACAACGAGGGTGAAAATCTTTCTGAAGAAGTTCAACTTTACTTATTAGTCTGCTTATTATATTTTAATACAACCGATAGATTAAACTATATTAATAATATTGTAATTTCTGGAATTGATATAAATCTGCTAAAAGAAGAACGAAAATATTCTAAAAGCATGAGTAGTTTAAAAGGAACACAAATGAATATTCTTCTTAAAAAAATTAACAACTTACACATAAAAAGAAAAGGACATCTTATACATAAACTCAAAGCAAAAGATACTACTGGAAGGTGGGCATATTATTTTGTATATGTAGAAAATGAAATGGAAGAGGCGTTTTTGAAAGCAATACAAGGCGATGGTACAATCGACTTAGAAAATTATGGAGCTGTTGTCGCTAGTTCATATGGAGAAAAGCCAACTCCAGAAGTCATAAAATATCTAAAAGACACATATGGTTTTGAAGTTTAA
- a CDS encoding bestrophin family protein has product MLTRRNYSIREMFSWTRRYVLVFIILSLIPVLLYAVFRWYWLHLPWLPIGLVGTALAFIISFKNNASYDRLWEARKIWGGIVNASRSFTIMVNDFITNERAKEKYADEELFRVRKQLIMRHVAWMTSLRHALRVTKPWEYSHKNKSDREYMKKIHIHERAFSLSDQLEGYVSEEEKQYILSKKNKQTACINLQSKQLRSLKESGHIWEFSFLQMEEMMVEFFTLQGKVERIKNFPYPRQFATLNRFFIWIFVILLPYGMMHEFDKIGQEVVALAQTWKPYPEGGFHYIIEWIGANFVWFTIPFSVIISWIFHTMERIGEVSENPFEGIANDVPITTMARGIEIDIRQMIEDDEAEIPAPIPEQYGIQM; this is encoded by the coding sequence ATGCTTACACGAAGAAACTACTCCATCAGAGAAATGTTTAGTTGGACAAGGCGTTACGTCTTAGTTTTCATCATTCTATCGCTCATTCCTGTGCTATTATATGCGGTTTTTAGATGGTATTGGTTGCACTTGCCCTGGCTTCCTATTGGGTTGGTTGGTACGGCGTTGGCGTTTATCATTTCATTTAAAAATAATGCTTCGTATGATCGCTTGTGGGAAGCGCGTAAAATTTGGGGCGGTATCGTGAATGCTTCACGCTCGTTTACCATTATGGTGAATGATTTTATTACAAACGAACGTGCCAAAGAAAAATATGCTGATGAAGAATTATTTCGAGTGCGAAAACAACTCATCATGCGTCATGTGGCGTGGATGACTTCATTGCGACATGCACTCCGAGTGACAAAGCCTTGGGAATATTCGCATAAAAACAAATCAGATAGAGAATACATGAAAAAAATTCACATTCATGAACGTGCTTTTTCACTATCAGATCAACTAGAAGGCTATGTGAGTGAAGAAGAAAAGCAATATATTTTAAGCAAAAAGAACAAACAAACGGCCTGTATCAACTTACAATCTAAACAATTGCGATCATTGAAAGAAAGTGGTCATATTTGGGAATTTTCTTTTTTACAAATGGAAGAAATGATGGTGGAATTTTTCACCTTACAAGGAAAAGTAGAACGCATTAAAAACTTCCCATATCCGAGACAATTTGCGACGTTAAACCGCTTTTTCATCTGGATTTTTGTCATTTTATTGCCGTACGGAATGATGCATGAGTTTGACAAAATTGGACAAGAAGTAGTTGCCTTAGCACAAACTTGGAAACCGTATCCTGAAGGCGGATTTCACTATATTATTGAATGGATTGGTGCCAACTTTGTATGGTTTACCATTCCGTTTAGCGTGATCATTTCTTGGATCTTTCACACCATGGAACGCATTGGAGAAGTCTCTGAAAATCCGTTTGAAGGCATTGCCAACGATGTCCCTATTACCACCATGGCACGCGGCATTGAAATTGACATCCGACAAATGATTGAAGACGACGAAGCCGAAATTCCAGCGCCAATTCCAGAACAATATGGCATTCAAATGTAG
- a CDS encoding TonB-dependent receptor domain-containing protein: MKKMILVLLCTSVGYMSYGQEKTPTQKDSTKTKTIKLNEVFIQGNPKRDPVLTMIKTETEKNIVQPKNIADLFSYLNGFSLIKRGNYAIDPSFRASQYEQLNIQFDGGTKAMHACPNRMDPITTHVIPEEIEKIEVIKGPYSVRYGATYAGVVNLVTQKTNLQEKGWHGAVSSGYETNGNSLVTSGKLQYITDKYDITANGGYRDFGNYEDGAGLEIPAAFRSTDYGVKVGFNPNENQRLQLHWRQSFGRDVLHAGLPMDTDEDNSSIVSLDYKIRPASKLLDEFNAKAYYSYVDHIMTNRRRPNFMMTEAISTIDARTAGGKVEMTLTPSKEVTIFTGIDAFLVARDGSRNRLVKLNMMGMELPQPMNFTDKIWQDSYVNDFGVFTEAKYALNASTIFTAGLRYDLVVSDINDPENDFAALYDLEKRNEHNIAGTVSVKKYLSDQTILEVAYGRGVRSANMIERFINHFTVGQDPFEYVGNPNLKAEVNNQFEIGLKGKAKLSENATDVNYSFSGFYSDVNNTIVAVVDPNLSRKFMPNAQPQEVKRFTNIENTYKTGFEASVGVDIVHDLTFTTDVAYVYSKNEDLNESLPLTPPLTSNFELLFEKEEYWIRANYSITSRQDHISPSFREQETPGYNVFDVRLGVKPIKNVTLGLAALNIFDAAYNNHLNFAFRNLAGFTNEPINDPGRNFSAYIKYRF; the protein is encoded by the coding sequence ATGAAAAAAATGATTTTAGTGCTTTTGTGCACTAGTGTTGGCTACATGAGTTATGGGCAAGAAAAAACACCGACTCAAAAAGATTCAACAAAAACGAAAACGATCAAATTAAACGAAGTTTTCATCCAAGGAAATCCAAAAAGAGATCCTGTACTTACGATGATAAAAACAGAAACAGAGAAAAATATTGTTCAACCTAAAAACATCGCAGATTTATTTAGTTATCTCAACGGTTTTTCATTAATTAAACGTGGAAATTATGCCATTGATCCTTCTTTTAGAGCTTCACAATACGAACAACTCAACATTCAGTTTGATGGTGGAACGAAAGCTATGCACGCGTGTCCAAACCGAATGGATCCAATTACAACACACGTTATTCCTGAAGAAATTGAAAAGATTGAAGTCATCAAAGGACCGTATTCAGTACGTTATGGCGCAACCTATGCTGGTGTTGTAAACTTGGTAACTCAAAAAACGAATCTTCAAGAAAAAGGCTGGCATGGAGCTGTAAGTTCAGGATATGAAACCAATGGAAATTCGTTGGTGACGAGTGGAAAACTTCAATATATCACCGACAAATATGACATTACGGCAAATGGTGGTTATCGCGATTTTGGAAACTATGAAGATGGCGCAGGATTGGAGATTCCTGCTGCTTTTAGAAGTACTGATTATGGTGTAAAAGTAGGTTTCAATCCAAACGAAAATCAACGGTTGCAATTGCATTGGCGACAATCCTTTGGACGCGATGTGTTGCATGCAGGTTTGCCAATGGATACCGATGAAGACAACAGTAGTATTGTTTCCCTTGATTATAAAATACGTCCAGCATCCAAACTTTTAGATGAGTTTAATGCAAAAGCCTATTATTCGTATGTAGATCATATCATGACCAACAGAAGACGTCCAAATTTTATGATGACAGAAGCTATTTCTACAATTGACGCGCGTACTGCTGGTGGAAAAGTAGAAATGACGTTAACGCCCTCAAAAGAGGTCACGATTTTTACAGGAATTGATGCTTTTTTGGTTGCTAGAGATGGAAGCAGAAACCGTTTGGTAAAACTCAATATGATGGGAATGGAATTGCCACAACCTATGAATTTTACGGATAAAATTTGGCAAGATTCCTATGTAAACGACTTTGGTGTATTTACCGAAGCAAAATACGCTTTGAACGCTTCCACAATTTTTACGGCTGGATTGCGATATGATTTGGTCGTTTCGGACATAAACGATCCTGAAAATGATTTTGCTGCCTTGTATGATTTGGAGAAGCGAAATGAACACAATATTGCAGGAACGGTTTCGGTGAAAAAGTATCTTTCTGATCAAACGATTTTGGAAGTTGCATATGGTCGTGGTGTGCGATCGGCAAATATGATTGAACGTTTTATCAATCATTTTACGGTGGGACAAGATCCTTTTGAATATGTGGGGAATCCAAATTTAAAAGCTGAGGTCAACAATCAGTTTGAAATTGGCTTGAAAGGAAAAGCTAAACTTTCAGAAAATGCAACAGATGTTAATTATTCATTTTCTGGATTTTATTCAGATGTAAACAATACCATTGTAGCTGTGGTAGATCCGAATCTTTCACGAAAATTCATGCCAAATGCACAACCGCAAGAGGTCAAGCGCTTTACAAATATTGAAAATACTTATAAAACAGGTTTTGAAGCCAGTGTAGGTGTTGATATTGTACACGATCTTACGTTTACAACAGATGTAGCGTATGTGTATAGTAAAAATGAAGATTTAAACGAAAGTTTACCATTGACGCCGCCATTGACAAGCAATTTTGAACTCTTGTTTGAAAAAGAAGAGTATTGGATTCGTGCAAATTACAGCATCACTTCTCGACAAGATCATATTTCACCTTCTTTTAGAGAACAAGAAACACCTGGCTATAATGTTTTTGACGTGCGTTTGGGCGTAAAACCGATAAAAAATGTCACACTAGGATTGGCAGCTTTGAACATTTTTGATGCTGCTTATAACAATCACTTGAATTTTGCTTTTCGAAATTTAGCAGGTTTTACCAATGAACCGATCAATGATCCTGGACGGAATTTTTCAGCTTATATTAAATACAGATTTTAA
- a CDS encoding LytTR family DNA-binding domain-containing protein — protein sequence MRTINVFLVKEKDEKVTILKKLLDSHSYHVIGIANSYQEALLLYPRFLVDIIITDIMLNGKPDGIAFIENLLFSKEKLCPFIYLTGFENRHLYQRAKLTKPFAILHKPFNEIAMLYTLENVIEKLQTRTDDHLKSYLTSKIDEHSFFIKKKNTLHKVLLKNIIYIEVENRYCNIVTQKEKFVVLISLGKIKEFLDASVFLQIHRKYIINSSAIEQIIPKDNLIILKGNHSVTLGVKYKTILRQLVIIK from the coding sequence ATGCGTACAATCAATGTCTTTCTAGTTAAAGAAAAAGATGAGAAAGTAACAATATTAAAAAAGCTATTAGACTCGCATTCATATCATGTAATTGGAATCGCTAATAGCTATCAAGAAGCACTACTACTGTATCCGAGATTTCTGGTAGATATTATCATTACAGATATTATGCTTAACGGAAAACCTGATGGAATAGCTTTTATTGAAAACCTTTTATTTTCAAAGGAAAAATTATGTCCCTTTATTTACTTAACAGGTTTTGAAAACCGACATTTATACCAACGTGCCAAGCTTACAAAACCTTTTGCTATTTTGCATAAACCTTTCAATGAAATTGCTATGCTTTACACATTGGAGAATGTTATTGAAAAATTACAAACACGCACGGATGATCATCTAAAAAGTTATCTCACCTCAAAAATAGATGAACATAGTTTCTTTATCAAGAAGAAAAATACATTGCATAAGGTATTGCTAAAAAATATCATTTATATAGAAGTAGAAAATCGGTATTGTAACATTGTAACGCAAAAGGAAAAGTTTGTCGTACTCATTTCATTGGGTAAGATAAAAGAGTTTCTAGATGCATCAGTATTTCTACAAATCCATCGTAAATATATCATCAATAGTTCGGCTATCGAACAAATTATTCCGAAAGATAATTTAATCATCCTAAAAGGAAATCATAGTGTTACGCTAGGTGTTAAGTACAAAACAATCCTTAGACAATTGGTTATTATAAAGTAA